A single window of Ictalurus furcatus strain D&B chromosome 3, Billie_1.0, whole genome shotgun sequence DNA harbors:
- the sh2d4ba gene encoding SH2 domain-containing protein 4B isoform X1, producing MMRRILRDMYVEPELLAELNEEQKQILFYKIRQEQVRRWMEQEAREESSEKNSAPSLREGARKHIRWLSGIDGEVWVWVMGEAPGDRSYEQIIKNLMEEKARRQAQLEARELWRKKEAEIKQKFRDAIAKEKARLVAGKWKEEAEDRKAAKQEEERIQEELKKREEEERQKGEEEVRCAEEKRVKELYMMLQQEQKKQSEHADKEWEEQLQRSKAADEEMMRRARWARDEYNRQSIRAVEKGHFKQQIPISRRHSAVGIEPSDKSQDKVPKERPRPGLQPADPPLYRRRQSRKHGSTASQPLMDSPSWVRAPRPSSRESVILWFSEDQKPKRAGYERTSGTVATWFHGIITREESEKLLMNEAEGSFLVRVSERIWGYILSYRTATGFKHFLIDASGDYYGFLGVDQNRHATLADLIDFHKEEVITTTGKELLKVACRHTAPPGDYGGLFP from the exons atGATGCGAAGGATCCTCCGCGACATGTACGTGGAGCCGGAACTGCTGGCCGAGCTGAACGAGGAACAAAAGCAGATCCTCTTCTACAAGATCCGGCAGGAGCAGGTCCGGCGCTGGATGGAGCAGGAGGCTCGAGAAGAAAGTTCAGAGAAGAACTCTGCTCCATCACTGAGGGAGG GGGCGAGAAAGCACATTCGCTGGCTTTCTGGCATTGATGGtgaggtgtgggtgtgggtcATGGGTGAAGCTCCTGGAGATAGATCTTACGAGCAGATCATCAAAAACCTGATGGAGGAGAAAGCACGGAGGCAGGCCCAATTAGAGGCTCGGGAGCTGTG GCGAAAGAAAGAAGCCGAGATCAAGCAGAAGTTCAGGGACGCAATCGCTAAAGAGAAGGCACGTCTGGTAGCCGGGAAGTGGAAAGAGGAGGCGGAGGACAGGAAGGCGGCCAAACAGGAAGAAGAGCGCATACAGGAGGAGCTAAAG AAACGTGAGGAAGAAGAGAGGCagaagggagaggaggaggTTCGGTGTGCTGAGGAGAAGCGAGTGAAGGAGCTGTACATGATGCTACAGcaggagcaaaaaaaacaaagtgaacaTGCTGACAAGGAGTGGGAAGAACAAC TGCAGCGCTCCAAGGCGGCAGATGAGGAGATGATGAGGAGAGCACGCTGGGCGAGGGATGAATATAATCGCCAGTCCATCCGAGCCGTGGAGAAAGGCCATTTCAAGCAGCAAATACCCATAAGCAGGAGACACAGTGCAGTCGGAATAGAGCCGTCGGACAAATCGCAGGATAAAGTCCCCAAAGAACGTCCTCGGCCTGGCCTCCAACCTGCAGATCCTCCGCTGTACCGCCGCCGACAGAGCCGCAAACACGGCAGCACCGCGTCGCAGCCACTCATGGATAG CCCCTCCTGGGTCCGTGCTCCTCGCCCCAGCTCTAGAGAATCGGTCATACTGTGGTTCTCTGAGGACCAGAAGCCGAAGAGGGCTGGATATGAACGGACGAGCGGCACCGTCGCCACGTGGTTTCATG GAATAATTACACGTGAGGAATCTGAGAAATTACTGATGAACGAAGCTGAAGGCTCTTTCCTGGTGCGAGTCAGTGAGAGGATTTGGGGTTACATCCTGTCATATCGCACAGCCACTGGCTTCAAACACTTCCTGATTGACGCCTCGGGGGATTATTACGGTTTTCTAGGAGTGGACCAGAACCGCCACGCCACTCTCGCTGACCTCATCGACTTCCACAAG GAGGAAGTCATTACCACCACTGGAAAGGAGCTGTTAAAGGTGGCGTGTAGGCACACTGCACCCCCTGGTGACTACGGAGGACTCTTCCCATAA
- the sh2d4ba gene encoding SH2 domain-containing protein 4B isoform X4 produces the protein MGEAPGDRSYEQIIKNLMEEKARRQAQLEARELWRKKEAEIKQKFRDAIAKEKARLVAGKWKEEAEDRKAAKQEEERIQEELKKREEEERQKGEEEVRCAEEKRVKELYMMLQQEQKKQSEHADKEWEEQLQRSKAADEEMMRRARWARDEYNRQSIRAVEKGHFKQQIPISRRHSAVGIEPSDKSQDKVPKERPRPGLQPADPPLYRRRQSRKHGSTASQPLMDSPSWVRAPRPSSRESVILWFSEDQKPKRAGYERTSGTVATWFHGIITREESEKLLMNEAEGSFLVRVSERIWGYILSYRTATGFKHFLIDASGDYYGFLGVDQNRHATLADLIDFHKEEVITTTGKELLKVACRHTAPPGDYGGLFP, from the exons ATGGGTGAAGCTCCTGGAGATAGATCTTACGAGCAGATCATCAAAAACCTGATGGAGGAGAAAGCACGGAGGCAGGCCCAATTAGAGGCTCGGGAGCTGTG GCGAAAGAAAGAAGCCGAGATCAAGCAGAAGTTCAGGGACGCAATCGCTAAAGAGAAGGCACGTCTGGTAGCCGGGAAGTGGAAAGAGGAGGCGGAGGACAGGAAGGCGGCCAAACAGGAAGAAGAGCGCATACAGGAGGAGCTAAAG AAACGTGAGGAAGAAGAGAGGCagaagggagaggaggaggTTCGGTGTGCTGAGGAGAAGCGAGTGAAGGAGCTGTACATGATGCTACAGcaggagcaaaaaaaacaaagtgaacaTGCTGACAAGGAGTGGGAAGAACAAC TGCAGCGCTCCAAGGCGGCAGATGAGGAGATGATGAGGAGAGCACGCTGGGCGAGGGATGAATATAATCGCCAGTCCATCCGAGCCGTGGAGAAAGGCCATTTCAAGCAGCAAATACCCATAAGCAGGAGACACAGTGCAGTCGGAATAGAGCCGTCGGACAAATCGCAGGATAAAGTCCCCAAAGAACGTCCTCGGCCTGGCCTCCAACCTGCAGATCCTCCGCTGTACCGCCGCCGACAGAGCCGCAAACACGGCAGCACCGCGTCGCAGCCACTCATGGATAG CCCCTCCTGGGTCCGTGCTCCTCGCCCCAGCTCTAGAGAATCGGTCATACTGTGGTTCTCTGAGGACCAGAAGCCGAAGAGGGCTGGATATGAACGGACGAGCGGCACCGTCGCCACGTGGTTTCATG GAATAATTACACGTGAGGAATCTGAGAAATTACTGATGAACGAAGCTGAAGGCTCTTTCCTGGTGCGAGTCAGTGAGAGGATTTGGGGTTACATCCTGTCATATCGCACAGCCACTGGCTTCAAACACTTCCTGATTGACGCCTCGGGGGATTATTACGGTTTTCTAGGAGTGGACCAGAACCGCCACGCCACTCTCGCTGACCTCATCGACTTCCACAAG GAGGAAGTCATTACCACCACTGGAAAGGAGCTGTTAAAGGTGGCGTGTAGGCACACTGCACCCCCTGGTGACTACGGAGGACTCTTCCCATAA
- the sh2d4ba gene encoding SH2 domain-containing protein 4B isoform X3 has translation MMRRILRDMYVEPELLAELNEEQKQILFYKIRQEQVRRWMEQEAREESSEKNSAPSLREGARKHIRWLSGIDGEVWVWVMGEAPGDRSYEQIIKNLMEEKARRQAQLEARELWRKKEAEIKQKFRDAIAKEKARLVAGKWKEEAEDRKAAKQEEERIQEELKKREEEERQKGEEEVRCAEEKRVKELYMMLQQEQKKQSEHADKEWEEQLQRSKAADEEMMRRARWARDEYNRQSIRAVEKGHFKQQIPISRRHSAVGIEPSDKSQDKVPKERPRPGLQPADPPLYRRRQSRKHGSTASQPLMDSPSWVRAPRPSSRESVILWFSEDQKPKRAGYERTSGTVATWFHGLVVRFPLPPCVGRVCMLSPCFSGFLRVLLFPPQDQRHALNNYT, from the exons atGATGCGAAGGATCCTCCGCGACATGTACGTGGAGCCGGAACTGCTGGCCGAGCTGAACGAGGAACAAAAGCAGATCCTCTTCTACAAGATCCGGCAGGAGCAGGTCCGGCGCTGGATGGAGCAGGAGGCTCGAGAAGAAAGTTCAGAGAAGAACTCTGCTCCATCACTGAGGGAGG GGGCGAGAAAGCACATTCGCTGGCTTTCTGGCATTGATGGtgaggtgtgggtgtgggtcATGGGTGAAGCTCCTGGAGATAGATCTTACGAGCAGATCATCAAAAACCTGATGGAGGAGAAAGCACGGAGGCAGGCCCAATTAGAGGCTCGGGAGCTGTG GCGAAAGAAAGAAGCCGAGATCAAGCAGAAGTTCAGGGACGCAATCGCTAAAGAGAAGGCACGTCTGGTAGCCGGGAAGTGGAAAGAGGAGGCGGAGGACAGGAAGGCGGCCAAACAGGAAGAAGAGCGCATACAGGAGGAGCTAAAG AAACGTGAGGAAGAAGAGAGGCagaagggagaggaggaggTTCGGTGTGCTGAGGAGAAGCGAGTGAAGGAGCTGTACATGATGCTACAGcaggagcaaaaaaaacaaagtgaacaTGCTGACAAGGAGTGGGAAGAACAAC TGCAGCGCTCCAAGGCGGCAGATGAGGAGATGATGAGGAGAGCACGCTGGGCGAGGGATGAATATAATCGCCAGTCCATCCGAGCCGTGGAGAAAGGCCATTTCAAGCAGCAAATACCCATAAGCAGGAGACACAGTGCAGTCGGAATAGAGCCGTCGGACAAATCGCAGGATAAAGTCCCCAAAGAACGTCCTCGGCCTGGCCTCCAACCTGCAGATCCTCCGCTGTACCGCCGCCGACAGAGCCGCAAACACGGCAGCACCGCGTCGCAGCCACTCATGGATAG CCCCTCCTGGGTCCGTGCTCCTCGCCCCAGCTCTAGAGAATCGGTCATACTGTGGTTCTCTGAGGACCAGAAGCCGAAGAGGGCTGGATATGAACGGACGAGCGGCACCGTCGCCACGTGGTTTCATG ggttggtggttcgattccctcTTCCGCCCTGTGTGGGtcgagtttgcatgctctcacCGTGCTTCAgtggtttccttcgggtactcctgtttcctccacaagaccaaagacatgcact GAATAATTACACGTGA
- the sh2d4ba gene encoding SH2 domain-containing protein 4B isoform X2, protein MMRRILRDMYVEPELLAELNEEQKQILFYKIRQEQVRRWMEQEAREESSEKNSAPSLREGARKHIRWLSGIDGEVWVWVMGEAPGDRSYEQIIKNLMEEKARRQAQLEARELWRKKEAEIKQKFRDAIAKEKARLVAGKWKEEAEDRKAAKQEEERIQEELKKREEEERQKGEEEVRCAEEKRVKELYMMLQQEQKKQSEHADKEWEEQLQRSKAADEEMMRRARWARDEYNRQSIRAVEKGHFKQQIPISRRHSAVGIEPSDKSQDKVPKERPRPGLQPADPPLYRRRQSRKHGSTASQPLMDSPSWVRAPRPSSRESVILWFSEDQKPKRAGYERTSGTVATWFHGLVVRFPLPPCVGRVCMLSPCFSGFLRVLLFPPQDQRHALYADCHFQIVCSV, encoded by the exons atGATGCGAAGGATCCTCCGCGACATGTACGTGGAGCCGGAACTGCTGGCCGAGCTGAACGAGGAACAAAAGCAGATCCTCTTCTACAAGATCCGGCAGGAGCAGGTCCGGCGCTGGATGGAGCAGGAGGCTCGAGAAGAAAGTTCAGAGAAGAACTCTGCTCCATCACTGAGGGAGG GGGCGAGAAAGCACATTCGCTGGCTTTCTGGCATTGATGGtgaggtgtgggtgtgggtcATGGGTGAAGCTCCTGGAGATAGATCTTACGAGCAGATCATCAAAAACCTGATGGAGGAGAAAGCACGGAGGCAGGCCCAATTAGAGGCTCGGGAGCTGTG GCGAAAGAAAGAAGCCGAGATCAAGCAGAAGTTCAGGGACGCAATCGCTAAAGAGAAGGCACGTCTGGTAGCCGGGAAGTGGAAAGAGGAGGCGGAGGACAGGAAGGCGGCCAAACAGGAAGAAGAGCGCATACAGGAGGAGCTAAAG AAACGTGAGGAAGAAGAGAGGCagaagggagaggaggaggTTCGGTGTGCTGAGGAGAAGCGAGTGAAGGAGCTGTACATGATGCTACAGcaggagcaaaaaaaacaaagtgaacaTGCTGACAAGGAGTGGGAAGAACAAC TGCAGCGCTCCAAGGCGGCAGATGAGGAGATGATGAGGAGAGCACGCTGGGCGAGGGATGAATATAATCGCCAGTCCATCCGAGCCGTGGAGAAAGGCCATTTCAAGCAGCAAATACCCATAAGCAGGAGACACAGTGCAGTCGGAATAGAGCCGTCGGACAAATCGCAGGATAAAGTCCCCAAAGAACGTCCTCGGCCTGGCCTCCAACCTGCAGATCCTCCGCTGTACCGCCGCCGACAGAGCCGCAAACACGGCAGCACCGCGTCGCAGCCACTCATGGATAG CCCCTCCTGGGTCCGTGCTCCTCGCCCCAGCTCTAGAGAATCGGTCATACTGTGGTTCTCTGAGGACCAGAAGCCGAAGAGGGCTGGATATGAACGGACGAGCGGCACCGTCGCCACGTGGTTTCATG ggttggtggttcgattccctcTTCCGCCCTGTGTGGGtcgagtttgcatgctctcacCGTGCTTCAgtggtttccttcgggtactcctgtttcctccacaagaccaaagacatgcactgtatgctgactgtcatttccaaattgtctgtagtgtgtga
- the LOC128605162 gene encoding 4-galactosyl-N-acetylglucosaminide 3-alpha-L-fucosyltransferase 9 isoform X1, with amino-acid sequence MSLLSTMEKQGSGMMLTTSKLPQLGLVVTSWLGGLLTCLLFLQYNSPKCAPQYIPPFKPDNNKSVNFSKPISTTSGQPKEEKPILLLWFWPENYRWNFQDCKTIYNIDGCHLTDDRNLYNQADAVLIFHKAIKHDLSNLPPSPRPPFQKWIWLHVESPTNTPRIPGVENLFNLTLSYRRDADISVRYPLTVSKKPNEDFVIPKKDKLLCWFVSNLAPSTGIGTRMSYYNELKKYITVSIFGRMSGARMRDEDYFPTMSTCKFYLSFENSIHKDYITEKLNGPLAAGTVPVVLGPPRQNYEDFAPGNSFIHINDFPNAEALANYLLKLDKDDEAYKRYFDWRKHVRATPHLTYWNQEFIIYICHACEYIGRHREYKAAHDIYKWWFS; translated from the exons atgtcactactgtcaacaatggaaaagcag ggaTCTGGGATGATGCTTACCACATCTAAACTACCACAGCTTGGCCTGGTAGTAACAAGTTGGCTTGGAGGACTCTTaacttgtttgttgtttttacagtataactCACCAAAATGCGCACCTCAATACATTCCTCCGTTCAAGCCCGACAATAACAAGAGCGTAAACTTCTCGAAACCCATTTCGACCACATCTGGTCAGCCCAAGGAGGAAAAACCCATCCTGCTGCTGTGGTTCTGGCCTGAAAACTACAGGTGGAACTTTCAAGACTGTAAGACCATATACAACATCGACGGCTGCCATTTGACCGATGACAGAAACCTTTACAACCAAGCGGACGCGGTCCTCATTTTCCACAAAGCTATCAAACATGATCTCTCCAACCTTCCGCCGTCTCCCCGGCCACCGTTTCAAAAATGGATCTGGCTCCATGTAGAATCGCCGACCAACACGCCAAGGATCCCAGGCGTGGAGAACCTTTTTAACCTCACGCTGAGCTACAGACGGGATGCGGACATTTCTGTGAGATATCCACTCACCGTCAGCAAAAAACCAAACGAGGACTTTGTGATCCCGAAGAAGGACAAACTCCTCTGCTGGTTCGTGTCCAACCTTGCCCCTAGTACCGGAATAGGGACCAGGATGAGCTACTACAACGAGTTAAAGAAGTACATCACTGTGAGCATTTTTGGAAGAATGTCTGGAGCGCGCATGAGAGATGAAGACTACTTCCCCACCATGTCTACCTGTAAGTTCTACCTTTCTTTCGAGAACTCCATCCACAAGGACTACATCACAGAGAAATTAAACGGTCCTCTTGCAGCCGGGACCGTCCCTGTCGTCTTGGGGCCGCCGAGACAAAATTATGAAGACTTTGCTCCGGGTAACTCCTTCATTCACATTAACGACTTCCCTAACGCCGAAGCGCTGGCTAATTATCTGCTCAAGCTGGACAAAGACGATGAAGCTTACAAACGCTACTTCGATTGGAGAAAACACGTGAGAGCGACTCCGCATCTGACCTATTGGAATCAAGAGTTCATCATATATATCTGCCACGCCTGTGAATACATTGGAAGGCACAGAGAGTACAAAGCTGCACATGACATCTACAAGTGGTGGTTTTCATAA
- the LOC128605162 gene encoding 4-galactosyl-N-acetylglucosaminide 3-alpha-L-fucosyltransferase 9 isoform X2, with translation MMLTTSKLPQLGLVVTSWLGGLLTCLLFLQYNSPKCAPQYIPPFKPDNNKSVNFSKPISTTSGQPKEEKPILLLWFWPENYRWNFQDCKTIYNIDGCHLTDDRNLYNQADAVLIFHKAIKHDLSNLPPSPRPPFQKWIWLHVESPTNTPRIPGVENLFNLTLSYRRDADISVRYPLTVSKKPNEDFVIPKKDKLLCWFVSNLAPSTGIGTRMSYYNELKKYITVSIFGRMSGARMRDEDYFPTMSTCKFYLSFENSIHKDYITEKLNGPLAAGTVPVVLGPPRQNYEDFAPGNSFIHINDFPNAEALANYLLKLDKDDEAYKRYFDWRKHVRATPHLTYWNQEFIIYICHACEYIGRHREYKAAHDIYKWWFS, from the coding sequence ATGATGCTTACCACATCTAAACTACCACAGCTTGGCCTGGTAGTAACAAGTTGGCTTGGAGGACTCTTaacttgtttgttgtttttacagtataactCACCAAAATGCGCACCTCAATACATTCCTCCGTTCAAGCCCGACAATAACAAGAGCGTAAACTTCTCGAAACCCATTTCGACCACATCTGGTCAGCCCAAGGAGGAAAAACCCATCCTGCTGCTGTGGTTCTGGCCTGAAAACTACAGGTGGAACTTTCAAGACTGTAAGACCATATACAACATCGACGGCTGCCATTTGACCGATGACAGAAACCTTTACAACCAAGCGGACGCGGTCCTCATTTTCCACAAAGCTATCAAACATGATCTCTCCAACCTTCCGCCGTCTCCCCGGCCACCGTTTCAAAAATGGATCTGGCTCCATGTAGAATCGCCGACCAACACGCCAAGGATCCCAGGCGTGGAGAACCTTTTTAACCTCACGCTGAGCTACAGACGGGATGCGGACATTTCTGTGAGATATCCACTCACCGTCAGCAAAAAACCAAACGAGGACTTTGTGATCCCGAAGAAGGACAAACTCCTCTGCTGGTTCGTGTCCAACCTTGCCCCTAGTACCGGAATAGGGACCAGGATGAGCTACTACAACGAGTTAAAGAAGTACATCACTGTGAGCATTTTTGGAAGAATGTCTGGAGCGCGCATGAGAGATGAAGACTACTTCCCCACCATGTCTACCTGTAAGTTCTACCTTTCTTTCGAGAACTCCATCCACAAGGACTACATCACAGAGAAATTAAACGGTCCTCTTGCAGCCGGGACCGTCCCTGTCGTCTTGGGGCCGCCGAGACAAAATTATGAAGACTTTGCTCCGGGTAACTCCTTCATTCACATTAACGACTTCCCTAACGCCGAAGCGCTGGCTAATTATCTGCTCAAGCTGGACAAAGACGATGAAGCTTACAAACGCTACTTCGATTGGAGAAAACACGTGAGAGCGACTCCGCATCTGACCTATTGGAATCAAGAGTTCATCATATATATCTGCCACGCCTGTGAATACATTGGAAGGCACAGAGAGTACAAAGCTGCACATGACATCTACAAGTGGTGGTTTTCATAA
- the LOC128605160 gene encoding 4-galactosyl-N-acetylglucosaminide 3-alpha-L-fucosyltransferase 9-like isoform X1 — protein sequence MKNKNTKNYIYGIITKTNCMSIRGILQGRRTAWRGDGSGMMLTTSKLPQLGLVVTSWLGGLFTCLLFLQYNSPKCAPEYVPPFQPEIYKSVNFSKPISTKSGQTGEEKPILLLWFWPENYRWNFQDCKTIYNIDGCHLTDDRNLYNQADAVLIFHKAIQHDLSNLPPSPRPPFQKWIWLHVESPTNTPRIPGVENLFNLTLSYRRDADISVRYPLTVSKKPNEDFVIPKKDKLLCWFVSNLAPSTGIGTRMSYYNELKKYITVSIFGSMTGTRMRDEDYFPTMSSCKFYLSFENSIHKDYITEKLNGPLAAGTVPVVLGPPRQNYEDFAPGNSFIHINDFPNAEALANYLLKLDKDDEAYRRYFDWRKHVRATPHLTLWNQEFISYICHACEYIGRHREYKAAHDIYKWWFS from the exons atgaaaaataaaaacaccaaaaactatatatacggtatcataacgaagaccaactgtatgtcgatacgtggaATTCTgcagggacgtcggacggcgtggcgcggtgat GGATCTGGGATGATGCTTACCACATCTAAACTACCACAGCTTGGCCTGGTAGTAACAAGTTGGCTTGGAGGACTCTTcacttgtttgttgtttttacagtataactCACCAAAATGCGCACCTGAATACGTTCCCCCGTTCCAGCCCGAAATTTACAAGAGCGTAAACTTCTCGAAACCCATTTCGACCAAATCTGGTCAGACCGGGGAGGAAAAACCCATCCTGCTGCTGTGGTTCTGGCCTGAAAACTACAGGTGGAACTTTCAAGACTGTAAGACCATATACAACATCGACGGCTGCCATTTGACCGATGACAGAAACCTTTACAACCAAGCGGACGCGGTCCTCATTTTCCACAAAGCTATCCAACATGATCTCTCCAACCTTCCGCCGTCTCCCCGGCCACCGTTTCAAAAATGGATCTGGCTCCATGTAGAATCGCCGACCAACACGCCAAGGATCCCAGGCGTGGAGAACCTTTTTAACCTCACGCTGAGCTACAGACGGGATGCGGACATTTCTGTGAGATATCCACTCACCGTCAGCAAAAAACCAAACGAGGACTTTGTGATCCCGAAGAAGGACAAACTCCTCTGCTGGTTCGTGTCCAACCTTGCCCCTAGTACCGGAATAGGGACCAGGATGAGCTACTACAACGAGTTAAAGAAGTACATCACTGTGAGCATTTTTGGAAGCATGACTGGAACGCGCATGAGAGATGAAGACTACTTCCCCACCATGTCTAGCTGTAAGTTCTACCTTTCTTTCGAGAACTCCATCCACAAGGACTACATCACAGAGAAATTAAACGGTCCTCTTGCAGCCGGGACCGTCCCTGTCGTCTTGGGGCCGCCGAGACAAAATTATGAAGACTTTGCTCCGGGTAACTCCTTCATTCACATTAACGACTTCCCTAACGCCGAAGCGCTGGCTAATTATCTGCTCAAGCTGGACAAAGACGATGAAGCTTACAGACGCTACTTCGATTGGAGAAAACACGTGAGAGCGACTCCGCATCTGACCCTTTGGAATCAAGAGTTCATCTCATATATCTGTCACGCCTGTGAATACATTGGAAGGCACAGAGAGTACAAAGCTGCACATGACATCTACAAGTGGTGGTTTTCATAA
- the LOC128605160 gene encoding 4-galactosyl-N-acetylglucosaminide 3-alpha-L-fucosyltransferase 9-like isoform X2 gives MMLTTSKLPQLGLVVTSWLGGLFTCLLFLQYNSPKCAPEYVPPFQPEIYKSVNFSKPISTKSGQTGEEKPILLLWFWPENYRWNFQDCKTIYNIDGCHLTDDRNLYNQADAVLIFHKAIQHDLSNLPPSPRPPFQKWIWLHVESPTNTPRIPGVENLFNLTLSYRRDADISVRYPLTVSKKPNEDFVIPKKDKLLCWFVSNLAPSTGIGTRMSYYNELKKYITVSIFGSMTGTRMRDEDYFPTMSSCKFYLSFENSIHKDYITEKLNGPLAAGTVPVVLGPPRQNYEDFAPGNSFIHINDFPNAEALANYLLKLDKDDEAYRRYFDWRKHVRATPHLTLWNQEFISYICHACEYIGRHREYKAAHDIYKWWFS, from the coding sequence ATGATGCTTACCACATCTAAACTACCACAGCTTGGCCTGGTAGTAACAAGTTGGCTTGGAGGACTCTTcacttgtttgttgtttttacagtataactCACCAAAATGCGCACCTGAATACGTTCCCCCGTTCCAGCCCGAAATTTACAAGAGCGTAAACTTCTCGAAACCCATTTCGACCAAATCTGGTCAGACCGGGGAGGAAAAACCCATCCTGCTGCTGTGGTTCTGGCCTGAAAACTACAGGTGGAACTTTCAAGACTGTAAGACCATATACAACATCGACGGCTGCCATTTGACCGATGACAGAAACCTTTACAACCAAGCGGACGCGGTCCTCATTTTCCACAAAGCTATCCAACATGATCTCTCCAACCTTCCGCCGTCTCCCCGGCCACCGTTTCAAAAATGGATCTGGCTCCATGTAGAATCGCCGACCAACACGCCAAGGATCCCAGGCGTGGAGAACCTTTTTAACCTCACGCTGAGCTACAGACGGGATGCGGACATTTCTGTGAGATATCCACTCACCGTCAGCAAAAAACCAAACGAGGACTTTGTGATCCCGAAGAAGGACAAACTCCTCTGCTGGTTCGTGTCCAACCTTGCCCCTAGTACCGGAATAGGGACCAGGATGAGCTACTACAACGAGTTAAAGAAGTACATCACTGTGAGCATTTTTGGAAGCATGACTGGAACGCGCATGAGAGATGAAGACTACTTCCCCACCATGTCTAGCTGTAAGTTCTACCTTTCTTTCGAGAACTCCATCCACAAGGACTACATCACAGAGAAATTAAACGGTCCTCTTGCAGCCGGGACCGTCCCTGTCGTCTTGGGGCCGCCGAGACAAAATTATGAAGACTTTGCTCCGGGTAACTCCTTCATTCACATTAACGACTTCCCTAACGCCGAAGCGCTGGCTAATTATCTGCTCAAGCTGGACAAAGACGATGAAGCTTACAGACGCTACTTCGATTGGAGAAAACACGTGAGAGCGACTCCGCATCTGACCCTTTGGAATCAAGAGTTCATCTCATATATCTGTCACGCCTGTGAATACATTGGAAGGCACAGAGAGTACAAAGCTGCACATGACATCTACAAGTGGTGGTTTTCATAA